In one Lolium rigidum isolate FL_2022 chromosome 3, APGP_CSIRO_Lrig_0.1, whole genome shotgun sequence genomic region, the following are encoded:
- the LOC124703530 gene encoding lipase-like PAD4 — protein MEDADENSMFETSHVLGALLASSPLLARAWDRCAAATAMGAASSGFLHSGGDVDGGTVYVAFSGVQAALSVAGAAAVASGADVFAPVELRGDAAGARVFPQLAAAEPDAGAGDGDSVAVQALALRCFVKLCGSPEFQMLLNQIKGKEVVFTGHSLGGAIAALAALHYLCISSSSQASAPVPPVLCVTFGSPLLGNEALSRAILRERWGGSFCHVVSQHDVVPRLLFCPLDAVPVRIIVGMQLQQRLGCTRHACAVSVRVTESEQEALRQLVQAHIRSVAMEQKLAAPETRGGSPYRPFGTYVLCSLDGAACVDSLTAAVQMLYATFAARCVPGSVTSLEAAHSCYGDLVLKMPQQLLFKRRPNSIDAPVMVFNSNYDAGISLALEASGIHREATEGTTARHWLKASKRAGRSPSLNCAGLAMRLGKITPSRAQIEWYKASFDADMGYYDAFKLQRSTKKFHHANMCRHKLAQFWDGVLSMLDNSQLPHDFHRRAKWVNAARFYQLLVEPLDIADYHRNNLHKTRGSYISHGRERRYELFDKWWKERDALAGMGDASTTANRLRSKYAGLTQDPCFWARVEEARELTERAKVEHDVASLAMKLGSLREFERYSGELVESKEVSIDVLAPQSSYTLWVVEWKELKLKDEIRTALLFQI, from the exons ATGGAGGACGCAGACGAAAATTCCAT GTTCGAGACTAGCCATGTCCTCGGCGCGCTGCTggcctcctcgccgctgctggcgCGCGCCTGGGACCGGTGCGCGGCCGCCACCGCGATGGGCGCCGCTTCCTCCGGGTTCTTGCACAGCGGCGGCGATGTGGACGGGGGCACGGTCTACGTAGCCTTCTCGGGGGTGCAGGCCGCCCTGTCGGTGGCGGGCGCCGCGGCGGTGGCGAGCGGCGCCGACGTGTTCGCGCCGGTCGAGCTCCGCGGCGACGCGGCCGGGGCAAGGGTCTTTCCGCAGCtggccgccgccgagccggatgccggcgccggcgacggggATTCGGTCGCCGTCCAGGCGCTGGCGCTGAGGTGCTTCGTCAAATTGTGCGGCTCACCGGAATTTCAG ATGCTGCTGAATCAGATAAAGGGCAAGGAGGTGGTGTTCACGGGCCACTCCCTCGGTGGCGCCATCGCTGCTCTTGCCGCGCTGCACTACCTCTGCATCTCATCGTCAAGTCAAGCATCCGCCCCAGTTCCTCCGGTGCTATGCGTCACATTTGGGAGCCCGTTGCTTGGCAACGAGGCTCTCTCCCGGGCTATCCTTCGTGAGCGATGGGGCGGCAGCTTCTGCCATGTCGTCTCGCAGCACGATGTTGTCCCGAGGCTCCTCTTCTGCCCCCTCGATGCTGTTCCTGTACGCATCATCGTCGGGATGCAGCTGCAGCAACGGCTGGGGTGCACTCGCCATGCCTGCGCGGTGTCGGTGCGTGTGACGGAATCCGAGCAGGAGGCGCTGCGGCAACTGGTACAGGCACACATCCGCTCTGTGGCCATGGAGCAGAAGCTCGCAGCTCCAGAGACACGTGGCGGGAGCCCTTACCGGCCGTTCGGGACCTATGTGTTGTGCTCGCTAGACGGTGCAGCGTGCGTTGACAGCCTGACCGCGGCTGTCCAGATGCTCTATGCCACTTTTGCTGCCAGGTGCGTGCCAGGCAGCGTGACATCCCTGGAGGCTGCACACTCCTGCTATGGTGATCTTGTGCTTAAAATGCCGCAGCAGTTGCTCTTCAAGCGGCGTCCGAACTCCATTGACGCACCAGTGATGGTGTTCAACTCCAACTACGACGCTGGCATCTCCCTTGCGCTCGAGGCTTCCGGCATCCACCGCGAGGCAACAGAGGGCACCACGGCACGGCACTGGCTGAAGGCATCGAAGCGGGCTGGGCGCAGCCCAAGCCTGAATTGCGCGGGGCTTGCGATGAGGCTGGGTAAGATCACGCCGTCCCGGGCGCAGATCGAGTGGTACAAGGCGTCGTTCGATGCCGACATGGGGTACTATGACGCATTCAAGCTGCAGAGGTCAACCAAGAAGTTCCACCATGCCAACATGTGCCGCCACAAGCTGGCTCAGTTCTGGGATGGCGTGCTGTCCATGCTCGACAACAGCCAGCTCCCCCATGACTTCCACCGTCGTGCCAAGTGGGTTAACGCTGCCCGCTTCTACCAGCTGCTTGTCGAGCCCCTTGACATCGCCGACTACCACCGCAACAACCTCCACAAGACAAGAGGTAGCTACATCAGTCATGGCCGCGAGAGAAG ATATGAACTGTTTGACAAGTGGTGGAAGGAGAGGGACGCCTTGGCTGGAATGGGTGACGCCTCAACCACAGCAAACAGGTTGAGGAGCAAGTACGCGGGTCTGACGCAGGACCCATGCTTCTGGGCGAGAGTGGAGGAGGCACGTGAGTTGACGGAGAGGGCCAAGGTCGAGCACGACGTGGCGTCACTGGCGATGAAGCTAGGGAGCTTAAGAGAGTTCGAGCGCTACTCTGGTGAGCTGGTGGAGAGCAAGGAGGTGTCTATCGATGTCCTCGCACCACAGTCGAGCTACACCTTATGGGTGGTGGAGTGGAAGGAGCTCAAGCTTAAAGATGAAATAAGGACAGCATTAttgttccagatctga